From a single Lonchura striata isolate bLonStr1 chromosome 13, bLonStr1.mat, whole genome shotgun sequence genomic region:
- the NRN1L gene encoding neuritin-like protein: MGGGCWRLLGVVCPLLLHLAASQEPVSMAGQCDTIYKGFAECLLSLGESMARSVRQQQQQEEGGDEAQELDAICKSWDEFHTCASEALSRCPVEAATVWESLRQESRKIQFQGNLQELCSARGRLASARSSPASETNQATLRGSAAAPQPRLPALLALPLLLARF; the protein is encoded by the exons ATGGGCGGCGGCTGCTGGCGGCTGCTGGGCGTCGTGTGCCCGCTGCTCCTGCACCTCG CCGCGAGCCAGGAGCCCGTCAGCATGGCGGGACAGTGCGACACCATCTACAAGGGCTTCGCCGAATGCCTCCTCAGCCTGGGGGAGAGCATGGCCCGGAGCGtccggcagcagcagcagcaggaggagggcgGCGACGAGGCGCAGGAGCTGGACGCCATCTGCAA GTCCTGGGATGAGTTCCACACCTGCGCCAGCGAGGCGCTGTCGCGGTGCCCCGTGGAGGCGGCCACCGTCTGGGAGTCGCTGCGCCAGGAGTCCCGCAAGATCCAGTTCCAGGGGaacctgcaggagctgtgcagcgCCCGGGGCCGCCTGGCCAGCGCCCGGAGCTCGCCGGCCTCTGAGACCAACCAGGCCACGCTGCGGGGCTCGgccgccgccccgcagccccggctgccggccctgctggccctgccGCTGCTGCTGGCCCGGTTCTAG